The Punica granatum isolate Tunisia-2019 chromosome 4, ASM765513v2, whole genome shotgun sequence genome has a window encoding:
- the LOC116206108 gene encoding ras-related protein Rab7, which translates to MPSRRRTLLKVIILGDSGVGKTSLMNQYVNKKFSNQYKATIGADFLTKEVQLEDRLFTLQIWDTAGQERFQSLGVAFYRGADCCVIVYDVNVMKSFDNLNNWREEFLIQASPSDPENFPFVVIGNKIDVDGGNSRVVSEKKARAWCASKGNIPYFETSAKEGVNVEEAFLCIAKNALKSGEEEEIYLPDTIDVGTTSQPRSTGCC; encoded by the exons ATGCCTTCCCGTCGCAGAACGCTCCTCAAGGTCATCATCCTCGGCGACAGCGG GGTGGGAAAGACCTCTTTGATGAATCA ATATGTGAATAAGAAGTTCAGCAATCAATACAAAGCAACAATAGGAGCTGATTTTCTGACCAAGGAAGTGCAGCTTGAAGATAGGCTCTTCACATTACAG ATCTGGGACACAGCTGGCCAAGAGAGATTTCAAAGTCTGGGTGTTGCTTTCTACAGAGGTGCTGATTGCTGTGTTATTGTATATGATGTCAACGTGATGAAGTCTTTTGACAACCTTAACAACTGGAGAGAAGAGTTCCTTATTCAG GCTAGTCCTTCAGATCCAGAGAACTTCCCCTTTGTTGTTATAGGAAATAAGATCGATGTGGATGGTGGAAACAGCAGAGTG GTTTCAGAGAAGAAGGCTCGAGCCTGGTGTGCCTCAAAAGGTAATATCCCTTATTTTGAGACATCTGCTAAGGAAGGTGTCAATGTGGAGGAAGCTTTCCTTTGCATAGCAAAGAATGCCCTAAAAAGTggcgaggaggaggagat ATACTTGCCAGACACCATTGATGTCGGAACCACCAGCCAGCCGAGGTCAACTGGATGCTGCTAA
- the LOC116204180 gene encoding proline-rich receptor-like protein kinase PERK7, with protein sequence MQDGNCIARSMASPPESETPPPPPSDEDSSPPPSGSSSSPPPSSPPPSSPPPPASPPPEDSPSPPPPPPPSPASSPPPKSSPPLSPPPPKSSSSPSPPPPSGSSSHSPPPPPPPRALVPPKSSSHSSPSTGSSRAPAPENESSFNLSQKLPIIVGIAVGAGLLLVVMILLCVVCRRKKKKQLDTTNFYREPSHASKGGDYYYSNQNQQQSNWHGAPAEHVVKLPTPPGMLPTPPGRQASPPGAQAGTASSHMSWPPPPPPPYGNSSEMSSGGFSSSHGPPRPPPHPSVAMGFTQSSFSYEELAAATGGFSQDHILGQGGFGYVYLGVLPNGKETAVKCLKAGSGQGDREFQAEVEIISRVHHRHLVSLVGYCIAGDQRILVYEFVPNKTLEFHLHGKDRPTMDWPTRLKIALGSAKGLAYLHEDCHPKIIHRDIKAANILLDHNFDAKVADFGLAKLSSDNYTHVSTRVMGTFGYLAPEYAASGKLTEKSDTFSFGVMLLELITGRRPVDITGELMEDSLVDWARPLIESTLQRGDFGELVDPRLENNFDSQEMTRAIACAGACTRHSAKRRPKMSQVVRALEGDASLDDLNTWNKKTQSSIFGDSSSSTDNEPGTYSADMKKFRKVAFNSQEYQSSEYGGTSEYGLNPSSSSSSSSGDSQEINSRANKKRAA encoded by the exons ATGCAGG ACGGGAATTGTATAGCTCGATCGATGGCGTCTCCGCCTGAATCTGAGACCCCTCCGCCTCCCCCTTCTGATGAGGACTCATCTCCGCCGCCCTCGGGCTCATCCTCTTcgcctcctccttcttctccGCCCCCCTCCTCTCCCCCTCCACCAGCCTCCCCGCCACCAGAGGACTCCCCCTCCCCGCCTCCACCACCCCCACCCTCACCGGCCTCTTCACCCCCGCCAAAATCATCCCCGCCTCTTTCACCTCCTCCTCCGAAGTCATCGTCCTCCCCCTCGCCGCCCCCTCCATCTGGGTCATCGAGCCACtcacctccacctccacctccacctcgGGCCCTCGTGCCACCAAAGTCATCCTCCCATTCGTCCCCTTCCACAGGCTCTAGTAGGGCACCAGCACCAGAGAATGAAAGCTCGTTCAACTTGTCCCAGAAATTGCCGATCATTGTCGGAATTGCGGTCGGAGCCGGGTTATTGCTCGTGGTCATGATTTTGCTTTGCGTGGTATGCAGgcggaagaaaaagaaacagcTCGACACGACAAACTTCTACAGAGAACCTTCTCATGCATCAAAAG GCGGTGACTACTACTATTCGAACCAGAACCAGCAGCAGTCCAACTGGCACGGTGCGCCAGCTGAGCACGTCGTCAAACTTCCGACTCCGCCGGGCATGCTTCCAACCCCCCCAGGCAGGCAGGCGTCACCACCAGGTGCTCAGGCGGGAACAGCTTCCTCACACATGAGCTGGCCGCCGCCTCCACCTCCACCTTATGGCAACAGCAGCGAAATGAGCTCAGGTGGCTTCTCCAGCTCGCACGGACCACCAAGGCCGCCGCCGCACCCATCTGTGGCTATGGGATTCACCCAGAGCAGCTTCAGCTATGAGGAACTAGCAGCCGCCACCGGCGGATTCTCCCAAGATCATATACTGGGCCAGGGCGGATTTGGGTACGTCTACTTGGGGGTCCTGCCCAACGGGAAGGAGACCGCGGTGAAGTGCCTGAAGGCAGGCAGTGGCCAGGGCGACCGCGAGTTCCAGGCGGAGGTTGAGATCATCAGCCGGGTCCACCACCGCCACCTGGTGTCTTTGGTGGGGTACTGTATCGCCGGTGATCAGAGGATTCTGGTCTACGAGTTTGTGCCGAACAAGACACTCGAGTTTCATCTTCATG GCAAAGATCGTCCCACCATGGATTGGCCTACTAGGCTCAAAATTGCATTGGGATCAGCCAAAGGGCTTGCTTACTTGCACGAAGATT gccATCCTAAAATCATCCACCGGGACATCAAAGCCGCAAATATTCTCTTGGATCACAATTTTGATGCTAAG GTGGCAGATTTCGGCTTGGCTAAGCTTTCATCGGACAACTATACTCATGTGTCAACTCGAGTGATGGGAACTTTCGG GTACTTGGCTCCTGAGTATGCAGCAAGTGGGAAGCTGACCGAGAAATCAGACACTTTCTCCTTCGGTGTAATGCTCCTGGAACTGATCACCGGGCGTCGCCCAGTGGACATAACCGGAGAACTCATGGAAGACAGCCTGGTGGACTGG GCTAGGCCACTGATTGAAAGCACACTGCAACGCGGGGATTTCGGGGAGTTGGTCGATCCACGTCTGGAAAACAACTTCGACTCGCAGGAGATGACTCGCGCGATCGCCTGTGCTGGAGCCTGCACTCGACATTCTGCAAAGAGACGACCCAAAATGAGCCAG GTTGTTCGAGCCTTGGAAGGTGACGCTTCGTTGGATGACCTGAACACCTGGAACAAAAAGACCCAGAGCTCGATCTTTGGGGACTCCAGCAGCAGTACTGACAATGAACCCGGAACGTACAGTGCTGACATGAAGAAGTTCAGGAAAGTGGCGTTCAATAGCCAGGAATACCAGAGCAGCGAGTACGGAGGCACCAGCGAGTACGGCCTCAACCCTTCGTCTTCCTCTTCCAGCAGCAGTGGTGACTCTCAGGAGATCAATAGCCGCGCGAATAAAAAGCGTGCTGCTTGA
- the LOC116205283 gene encoding coatomer subunit gamma-2-like, which produces MAQPFMKKDDDLDDEAEYSPFLGIEKWAALQEARVFNDPQLDPRRCCQVITKLLYLLNQGETFTKTESTEVFFAVTKLFQSIDLGLRRMVYLMIKELSPCADEVIIVTSSLMKDMNSKTDMYRANSIRVLCRITDGTLLTQIERYLKQAIVDKNPVVASAALVSGIHLLQTNPEIVKRWSNEVQEAMQSRVALVQFHALALLHQIRLNDRLAVSKLVTSLTKGTVRSPLAQCLLIRYISQVICDSAGNTPPGERPFYDYLDSCLRRGGEMVNFEAARAITELNGVTNQELTPAITVLQYFLLSSNPVKKFAAIRTLNKVAMTHPMAVTSCNIEMESLISDQNRSIATLAITTLLKTGNESSIDRLMKQITNFMSEIADEFKIVVVEAIRSLCMKFPLKYRSLMNFLSNILREEGGFEYKKAIADSIVILIRDMPDAKESGLLHLCEFIEDCEFTYLSTQILHFLGIEGPTTADPSKYIRYIYNRVHLENATVRASAVSTLAKFGAMVDSLKPRIFVLLRRCLFDADDEVRDRATLYMNTLGADGAVVETGGDASEFLFKSLDVPLVNLETSLKNYEPSDKHFDISSVPKEVKVKPLAEKKAPSKKPTGLGAPRRGPTSTGTVDAYERLLSSIPEFSSFGKLFKSSAPVELTEAETEYAVTVVKHIFDHHVVFQYNCTNTIPEQFLENVTVIVDASEAEEFSEVASKPLRSLPYDSPGQTFVAFEKPEGVPAAGKFSNILRFIVKEVDPSTGETDDDGVDDEYQLEELEVVAADYMQKVGVSNFLNAWENMNPDSERIDEYGLGQRESLADAVNAVINLLGMQPCEGTGVVPSNSRSHACLLSGVFIGNVKVLVRLSFGIDGQKEVAMKLAVRSDDESISNAIHEIVASG; this is translated from the exons ATGGCTCAACCATTCATGAAGAAGGACGATGATCTTGACGACGAAG CTGAGTACTCTCCTTTTCTTGGGATTGAAAAGTGGGCAGCTCTTCAGGAAGCTAGGGTCTTCAATGACCCCCAGCTTGATCCAAGGCGGTGCTGTCAG GTTATCACAAAACTGCTGTACCTGCTGAACCAAGGAGAGACATTCACAAAG ACAGAATCGACAGAAGTGTTTTTTGCTGTCACGAAGCTCTTTCAGTCGATAGATCTAGGATTGAGGAGAATGGTTTATCTGATGATTAAGGAGCTATCTCCTTGTGCAGATGAG GTGATCATTGTCACAAGCTCTCTCATGAAGGACATGAATAGCAAGACTGACATGTATCGAGCCAATTCAATCAGGGTCTTATGCCGAATCACAGATGGAACCCTTCTTACCCAGATTGAGCGGTATTTGAAGCAAGCGATTGTTGATAAGAATCCTGTGGTTGCTAGTGCAGCCTTAGTCAGTGGGATTCATCTACTTCAG ACAAACCCAGAGATTGTGAAAAGGTGGAGTAATGAGGTTCAGGAAGCCATGCAATCAAGGGTAGCCCTTGTTCAGTTCCATGCTCTGGCGTTGCTGCACCAG ATCCGACTAAATGATAGACTTGCTGTCAGCAAGCTAGTGACCAGCTTGACCAAGGGCACTGTTCGTTCACCTCTGGCCCAGTGCCTCTTAATTCGTTACATTAGTCAG GTTATCTGTGACTCAGCTGGTAACACACCACCAGGGGAGCGGCCTTTCTATGACTATCTTGATAGCTGTTTACGACGGGGAGGTGAAATGGTTAATTTTGAGGCTGCCAGAGCTATTACAGAGCTTAATGGCGTGACAAACCAAGAATTGACTCCAGCAATAACTGTTCTCCAGTATTTCTTGCTGTCTTCCAATCCAGTAAAGAAATTTGCCGCTATTCGCACTCTGAACAAG GTGGCAATGACGCATCCAATGGCTGTAACTAGCTGCAACATAGAGATGGAGAGTTTGATTTCTGACCAGAATAGGAGCATCGCCACACTTGCCATCACCACACTTTTGAAGACTGGAAATGAATCTAGTATAGATCGTTTGATGAAGCAAATTACAAATTTCATGTCTGAAATTGCAGATGAGTTCAAAATTGTAGTGGTGGAAGCCATAAGATCATTATGTATGAAGTTTCCCTTGAAGTATAGATCCCT AATGAACTTCCTAAGCAACATTCTCAGGGAAGAAGGTGGATTTGAGTATAAGAAGGCAATTGCAGATTCAATTGTCATCCTTATAAGGGATATGCCTGATGCAAAAGAAAGCGGATTGCTTCATCTCTGTGAATTCATTGAAGACTGTGAATTCACTTACCTCTCAACACAG ATACTCCACTTTCTGGGTATTGAAGGGCCCACAACAGCAGATCCAAGCAAATACATAAGATACATCTACAACCGTGTACACCTTGAAAATGCTACTGTTCGAGCCAGTGCTGTAAGCACATTGGCGAAGTTTGGTGCCATGGTAGATTCACTGAAG CCACGTATTTTTGTCCTGTTAAGGCGCTGTCTATTTGACGCTGATGATGAG GTTCGAGATAGAGCAACTCTGTATATGAACACACTTGGGGCTGATGGTGCAGTTGTTGAAACTGGTGGAGATGCAAGCGAATTCCTGTTTAAATCATTAGATGTTCCGCTGGTCAACTTGGAGACGAGTTTGAAAAACTAT GAGCCCTCTGACAAACATTTTGATATTTCCTCCGTGCCCAAGGAGGTCAAAGTTAAGCCACTTGCTGAGAAGAAAGCACCAAGTAAAAAGCCAACTGGTTTGGGTGCTCCTCGTAGGGGGCCTACTAGTACTGGCACTGTTGATGCATATGAGAGGCTGCTTTCTTCAATTCCTGAGTTCTCCAGTTTTGGCAAACTCTTTAAG TCATCTGCACCAGTTGAGCTGACAGAGGCAGAGACGGAGTATGCAGTTACTGTAGTCAAGCACATTTTCGACCACCATGTCGTTTTTCAGTACAACTGCACAAATACAATTCCAGAGCAATTTCTGGAAAAC GTCACTGTTATAGTGGATGCTTCAGAAGCAGAGGAGTTCTCTGAAGTTGCATCCAAGCCTCTTCGATCTCTTCCCTATGATTCACCAGGACAGACCTTTGTGGCTTTTGAAAAGCCAGAAGGAGTTCCAGCAGCGGGAAAATTCTCTAACATCTTGAGGTTTATTGTTAAAGAG GTTGATCCATCCACTGGCGAGACAGACGATGATGGTGTAGATGATGAGTATCAGCTCGAAGAACTCGAGGTGGTTGCAGCAGATTACATGCAGAAAGTTGGAGTCTCCAACTTCCTCAATGCATGGGAAAACATGAACCCTGATAGTGAGAGGATTGATGAATATGGCCTGGGACAGAGGGAGAGCTTGGCTGATGCTGTCAATGCGGTCATCAACCTTCTAGGCATGCAACCCTGTGAG GGCACAGGGGTTGTCCCAAGCAACTCAAGGTCGCATGCCTGCCTACTTTCTGGTGTGTTCATTGGCAATGTGAAGGTCCTTGTTCGTTTGTCATTCGGGATTGATGGTCAGAAAGAAGTTGCAATGAAGTTGGCCGTAAGATCCGATGACGAGAGCATCAGCAATGCGATCCACGAGATCGTGGCAAGTGGCTAG
- the LOC116204053 gene encoding glucan endo-1,3-beta-glucosidase 7-like yields the protein MAALSRSSALLLLLLSLSLQALHFAGSESFIGVNYGQVADNLPPPSATAKLLQSTSIGSMRLYGADPAIIKALAGTGIGIVIGAANGDIPGLASDPNTAAQWVNSNVLPYYPASNITLVTIGNEVLMSNDQGLISQLLPAMQNVQKALTAASLGGKVRVSTVHAMSLLSQSDPPSSGRFDPAHDDMMRKLLLFQRDSGSPLAINPYPFFAYQSDPRPETLAFCLFQPNSGRVDSGTGIKYMNMFDAQVDAVHSALNAMGFKDVEIMVSETGWPYKGDPNEVGPSIENAKAYNGNLIAHLRSMVGTPLMPGKSVETYIFALYDEDLKPGPASERSFGLFKPDLTMTYDAGLSKSSQAPVAKTPASPSPKPKSLGWCVPKSGIPDDQLQASLDYACGHGIDCSPIQPGGACFEPNTVASHAAYAMNLYYQNSGKNPWNCDFSQTATFTLNNPSYNGCMYPGGST from the exons ATGGCTGCCCTCTCCCGGAGCTCAGCCCTCCTACTTCTGCTTCTCTCCCTGTCGCTGCAGGCTCTCCACTTCGCCG GTTCGGAGTCCTTCATCGGGGTGAACTACGGCCAAGTGGCGGACAACCTCCCGCCGCCCTCGGCCACGGCGAAGCTCCTGCAGTCGACATCCATAGGCAGCATGAGGCTCTATGGCGCCGACCCGGCGATCATCAAGGCGCTCGCGGGAACTGGCATCGGGATCGTCATTGGTGCAGCCAACGGGGACATCCCGGGGTTGGCCTCCGACCCCAACACCGCGGCTCAGTGGGTCAACTCCAATGTTCTCCCTTATTACCCCGCCAGCAACATCACCCTCGTCACCATCGGGAACGAG GTCCTAATGTCCAACGACCAGGGCTTAATCTCCCAGCTCCTCCCCGCGATGCAGAACGTACAGAAGGCCCTGACCGCGGCCTCATTGGGCGGCAAGGTCAGGGTGTCCACCGTGCACGCCATGTCCCTGCTGAGCCAGTCTGATCCACCGTCCTCGGGCCGGTTCGACCCTGCCCACGATGACATGATGAGGAAACTGCTCCTGTTCCAGCGTGACAGTGGATCGCCTCTTGCAATAAACCCGTACCCGTTCTTCGCATACCAGAGCGACCCAAGGCCGGAGACGCTGGCCTTCTGCCTCTTCCAACCCAACTCTGGCAGGGTCGACTCAGGGACCGGGATCAAGTACATGAACATGTTCGATGCTCAG GTTGATGCCGTGCACTCTGCCCTCAATGCTATGGGATTCAAGGACGTTGAGATCATGGTTTCAGAGACTGGGTGGCCTTACAAAGGAGATCCCAATGAAGTGGGGCCCAGCATCGAGAATGCTAAGGCCTACAATGGGAATCTGATCGCACACCTCAGGTCGATGGTTGGGACACCGCTGATGCCGGGGAAGTCCGTCGAGACATACATCTTTGCACTCtacgacgaggatttgaagCCGGGGCCTGCGTCCGAGCGATCATTTGGGCTTTTCAAGCCTGACCTGACAATGACGTACGATGCTGGTCTATCAAAATCTAGCCAG GCCCCAGTAGCTAAAACTCCAGCGTCTCCATCACCGAAGCCGAAGTCACTGGGTTGGTGTGTTCCCAAGTCTGGCATTCCAGATGATCAGTTGCAGGCAAGTCTCGACTATGCATGTGGTCATGGCATCGACTGCAGTCCAATTCAACCAGGAGGAGCTTGCTTTGAGCCGAACACCGTGGCATCGCATGCAGCTTATGCAATGAACCTCTACTACCAGAACTCAGGCAAGAACCCATGGAATTGCGACTTCTCGCAGACGGCTACGTTCACGCTGAACAATCCAA GTTACAATGGTTGCATGTATCCCGGTGGAAGCACCTGA